Proteins encoded together in one Chryseobacterium sp. G0201 window:
- a CDS encoding carbonic anhydrase family protein, whose amino-acid sequence MKRKKMNTLVPAGVKKAIVFLSFAPVALLMSCNNDHNDDMHELNSYPSELISTPISTSNFPAAVAESQTPIDIIPANAIRIHSNEPVMHYGAINLSSVANNAGENLRVNVSGADNANNYITVAGKKYNLVNFHFHYSSEHTVDGKYSKMEIHFVNVAADNSYAVLSVLVDIGTGNSSIQNLFAQSPTINNAINSPNTTFNLLDLFPSNTREYYTYSGSLTTPNFGANSALTNGGPVDWFVFKNKQQLSDAQFNSYTSIYTDPNFRSIQPLNGRKVYVNPGY is encoded by the coding sequence ATGAAAAGAAAAAAAATGAATACACTGGTTCCTGCCGGTGTGAAGAAAGCTATTGTTTTTTTGAGTTTTGCTCCGGTAGCTTTACTAATGTCATGTAATAATGATCATAATGATGATATGCATGAACTGAATTCTTATCCGTCGGAGCTTATCAGTACACCAATTTCTACTTCTAATTTTCCGGCAGCTGTTGCAGAATCCCAGACTCCGATTGATATTATTCCGGCTAATGCTATACGTATTCACAGTAATGAACCTGTAATGCATTATGGTGCTATCAATTTAAGTTCTGTAGCCAATAATGCAGGTGAGAATTTAAGAGTCAATGTTAGCGGGGCAGATAATGCTAATAACTATATTACTGTGGCAGGAAAAAAATATAATCTTGTTAATTTTCACTTCCATTATAGCAGTGAGCATACTGTAGATGGGAAATACAGTAAAATGGAGATCCATTTTGTAAACGTTGCGGCAGATAATTCGTATGCTGTTTTGAGTGTTTTGGTTGATATAGGAACGGGTAACTCTTCTATTCAGAATTTATTTGCGCAGTCTCCAACAATAAATAATGCCATCAACTCACCTAATACGACATTCAATCTTTTAGATTTATTTCCGAGCAACACTCGTGAATATTATACATACAGTGGTTCACTTACAACTCCAAACTTTGGAGCAAACTCTGCTCTTACAAATGGAGGTCCGGTGGATTGGTTTGTGTTTAAAAATAAACAGCAACTTTCTGATGCACAGTTCAACTCTTATACATCAATCTATACAGATCCTAATTTCCGATCAATACAACCTTTAAACGGTAGAAAGGTATATGTGAATCCTGGATATTAA
- a CDS encoding low affinity iron permease family protein has protein sequence MLKLNNSVFEKFSNWATKFTGSSYAFIGATLIVIVWAVLGPVFNYSETWQLVINTGTTIITFLMVFLIQKAQNKDSKAIQIKLNELLAANEKASNRIVDIEDLTEKELDQLHCYYEKLADFAEEDADIHSSHSIDAAKRNQNYKHDQFKKRHDEWLQKQKKES, from the coding sequence ATGTTAAAATTAAATAACAGCGTTTTTGAAAAATTTTCAAATTGGGCTACAAAATTTACAGGAAGCTCTTATGCTTTTATAGGAGCCACTCTTATTGTTATTGTTTGGGCTGTTTTAGGACCTGTTTTTAATTATTCTGAAACTTGGCAACTAGTTATTAATACCGGGACTACAATTATCACTTTTTTGATGGTTTTTTTAATTCAGAAAGCACAAAATAAAGATTCAAAAGCCATTCAGATAAAGCTTAATGAATTGCTTGCTGCCAATGAAAAAGCGAGTAACCGTATTGTTGATATTGAAGACCTCACAGAAAAAGAGCTCGACCAGCTTCATTGTTATTATGAAAAATTAGCTGATTTTGCAGAAGAAGATGCTGATATTCATTCTTCCCATTCCATAGATGCTGCTAAAAGAAATCAGAATTATAAACATGATCAATTCAAAAAAAGGCATGATGAATGGCTTCAAAAACAAAAAAAGGAATCGTAA
- a CDS encoding MIP/aquaporin family protein, which yields MTPFIAEIIGTMLLILLGNGVVANVVLKDTKGNNSGWIVISTAWALAVFVGVQVAGPISGAHLNPAVTIGLAVAGKFSWDLVPTYIAAQMIGAALGAFLVWLFYKDHFAITEDEGGKLACFSTGPAIRKVSSNFISETIGTFVLVFVIFYFADPSLSLHTDTTAKIGLGSIGAVPVAFLVWAIGLSLGGTTGYAINPARDLGPRIMHSILPIKGSSDWGYAWIPVAGPILGAVLAALLYSVLN from the coding sequence ATGACACCTTTTATAGCAGAAATAATTGGCACAATGCTTCTTATACTATTGGGTAACGGCGTTGTAGCAAACGTTGTTTTGAAAGACACCAAAGGAAATAATTCCGGATGGATCGTTATTTCCACAGCATGGGCACTGGCGGTCTTTGTAGGCGTTCAGGTAGCAGGTCCCATCAGTGGCGCTCACTTGAATCCAGCCGTTACAATTGGTTTGGCAGTTGCAGGAAAATTCTCGTGGGATCTTGTTCCTACATATATTGCAGCCCAAATGATCGGAGCCGCATTGGGAGCATTTCTCGTTTGGCTATTTTATAAAGATCATTTTGCGATCACCGAAGATGAAGGAGGCAAACTCGCTTGTTTCAGTACCGGTCCGGCAATCAGGAAAGTTTCTTCAAATTTCATTAGTGAAACGATCGGAACTTTTGTACTTGTTTTTGTAATCTTTTATTTTGCAGATCCCAGCCTTTCTTTACACACCGATACTACAGCAAAAATAGGATTAGGCTCTATCGGAGCAGTACCTGTTGCTTTCTTAGTTTGGGCTATCGGTCTTTCATTAGGTGGAACTACAGGTTACGCCATCAATCCGGCGAGAGATCTCGGACCAAGAATTATGCACTCCATTCTTCCGATTAAAGGAAGCAGTGATTGGGGATATGCATGGATTCCTGTTGCAGGACCAATTTTAGGAGCCGTTTTAGCAGCATTACTCTACAGTGTTTTAAACTAA
- the glpK gene encoding glycerol kinase GlpK gives MREKLILALDQGTTSSRAILFNHSGEIEYISQKSFEQIYPTPGWVEHDPNEIWSSQISVAAEVIAKAGISGLEVAAIGITNQRETTVVWDKESGEPVYNAIVWQDRRTSKYCDELKAEGHTEMIKKKTGLVLDAYFSATKLKWILDNVEGAREKAEAGKLCFGTVDTWLVWKLTRGKMFITDVSNASRTMLLNIHTLDWDNDLLELFNIPRAILPEVKQSSEIYGETATTLFSTKIPIAGIAGDQQAALFGQMCTTPGMVKNTYGTGCFLLMNTGKEAVESKNNLLTTVAWKINGEVNYALEGSVFVGGAAIQWLRDGLKLINSAEEVNDLAKTVEDNGGVYFVPALTGLGAPYWDQYARGTIVGVTRGTTNGHIARATLEGIAFQVYDIVKAMEADSGRPSLELRVDGGASASDLLMQIQSDLFSVKITRPKTLETTALGAAYLAGLAVGYWKNIDEIQSQWIVDKDFHPQLEKEKAAKMIHFWSKAVKRSQSWI, from the coding sequence ATGCGTGAAAAATTAATTCTCGCTTTAGATCAAGGCACTACCTCTTCTAGAGCCATTTTATTCAACCACAGTGGAGAAATAGAATATATCTCCCAAAAGAGTTTTGAACAGATCTACCCCACTCCAGGTTGGGTTGAGCATGATCCTAATGAAATTTGGTCATCGCAGATCTCAGTAGCAGCAGAAGTCATTGCAAAAGCCGGAATTTCGGGGCTGGAAGTTGCCGCCATCGGAATCACCAACCAACGTGAAACTACTGTCGTCTGGGATAAAGAATCCGGTGAACCCGTTTACAATGCTATTGTCTGGCAAGACAGAAGAACATCAAAATACTGCGATGAACTAAAAGCAGAAGGTCACACCGAAATGATCAAAAAGAAGACAGGTCTTGTTTTGGATGCTTATTTTTCTGCAACAAAATTAAAATGGATATTAGATAATGTTGAAGGAGCAAGAGAAAAAGCCGAAGCCGGAAAACTTTGTTTCGGAACCGTCGATACTTGGCTAGTTTGGAAGCTTACCCGCGGAAAAATGTTTATCACTGATGTTTCGAACGCCAGCAGAACAATGCTTCTGAATATTCACACCTTAGATTGGGATAATGATTTGTTGGAATTATTCAATATTCCAAGAGCTATTTTACCTGAAGTAAAGCAAAGCAGTGAAATTTACGGTGAAACAGCAACCACTTTATTTTCAACTAAAATTCCTATTGCCGGAATTGCGGGAGATCAACAGGCTGCTCTATTCGGACAAATGTGCACCACTCCGGGAATGGTAAAAAATACCTACGGAACCGGATGCTTTTTATTAATGAATACAGGAAAAGAAGCGGTAGAATCAAAAAACAACCTTCTGACGACAGTTGCGTGGAAAATAAATGGAGAAGTAAATTATGCTTTAGAAGGAAGTGTATTTGTAGGAGGTGCAGCGATACAATGGTTAAGAGATGGACTTAAACTGATCAACTCAGCCGAAGAAGTAAATGATCTTGCGAAAACAGTAGAAGACAATGGCGGAGTTTATTTTGTTCCTGCATTAACTGGTTTAGGAGCTCCTTATTGGGATCAATATGCAAGAGGAACTATCGTAGGAGTGACTCGTGGAACCACCAACGGACACATTGCAAGAGCAACTTTGGAAGGAATTGCTTTTCAGGTGTATGATATTGTAAAAGCAATGGAAGCAGATTCCGGAAGACCAAGTCTTGAACTAAGAGTTGATGGTGGCGCTTCTGCAAGTGATTTATTAATGCAGATTCAGTCTGATCTTTTCTCAGTTAAGATTACGAGACCAAAGACTTTAGAAACAACTGCTCTAGGCGCAGCTTATCTTGCAGGTCTTGCTGTCGGATACTGGAAAAACATTGATGAAATTCAATCTCAATGGATCGTAGATAAAGATTTCCACCCTCAATTGGAAAAAGAGAAAGCAGCTAAAATGATCCATTTCTGGAGCAAAGCTGTAAAGCGTTCTCAAAGCTGGATCTAA
- a CDS encoding glycerol-3-phosphate dehydrogenase/oxidase produces the protein MKRNEELNKLANTQEWDFIIIGGGASGLGSALDATSRGFKTLLIESHDFAKATSSRSTKLVHGGVRYLAQGDIGLVKEALKERGLLAQNAAHVVKNQSFIIPNYTWWGGIYYKIGLSIYDFLAGKLSLGRTQYISKSKTVSKLPTIEQKNLMSGVVYQDGQFDDARLAINLAQTIIEKGGSVINYLKVINLLKNASGKISGVLAEDQFTQKQYEIHTKVVINATGVFTNDILNMNNPKHGKLVVPSQGIHLVLDKSFLKSDDAIMIPKTSDGRVLFVVPWHDRALVGTTDTLLENESFEPRALEEEINFVLTTARQYLSKKPTREDVKSVFAGLRPLAAPEGEGKSTKEVSRSHKVITSDTGLVSIIGGKWTTYRKMAEDTINKAMEIHKLGITTSKTENLSIHGNMKADLVDRSSHLYVYGSDIPSIKKLQESNPGYSEKIHPDHPFTVAEIVWAVRYEMAETIEDVLARRVRMLFLDARAAIDSAHKVAVTIAEERGLSQEWALQQEKEFIELAKGYLLIPYSPKTINLN, from the coding sequence ATGAAACGAAATGAAGAACTAAATAAATTAGCCAATACTCAGGAGTGGGATTTTATTATCATAGGAGGAGGAGCCAGTGGCTTAGGTTCAGCATTAGATGCAACAAGCAGAGGATTCAAAACTTTATTGATAGAATCTCATGATTTTGCAAAAGCCACTTCCAGCAGAAGTACGAAACTCGTACATGGTGGCGTAAGATATCTTGCTCAGGGAGATATCGGCCTGGTAAAAGAAGCATTAAAAGAAAGAGGCTTGCTTGCACAAAATGCAGCGCATGTTGTAAAAAACCAATCTTTCATCATTCCCAACTATACATGGTGGGGCGGAATTTATTATAAAATAGGATTATCTATCTATGATTTCCTTGCCGGGAAATTAAGCCTTGGAAGAACTCAATATATAAGTAAGTCTAAAACCGTAAGCAAACTTCCAACGATTGAACAGAAAAATCTGATGAGCGGAGTTGTGTATCAGGATGGGCAATTTGACGATGCTCGTTTGGCAATTAATTTAGCTCAAACAATTATTGAAAAAGGAGGAAGTGTTATTAATTATTTAAAAGTAATTAACCTTCTTAAAAATGCTTCAGGAAAAATAAGCGGTGTACTTGCAGAAGATCAATTTACACAAAAGCAATACGAAATACACACAAAAGTAGTCATCAACGCAACAGGAGTATTCACCAACGATATTTTGAATATGAATAATCCCAAGCATGGTAAACTAGTTGTTCCCAGCCAGGGAATTCACTTAGTTTTAGATAAATCATTCTTAAAAAGCGATGATGCGATAATGATTCCTAAAACCTCAGACGGAAGAGTTTTATTTGTTGTTCCGTGGCACGACAGAGCGTTGGTAGGAACAACTGATACTTTATTGGAAAACGAAAGTTTTGAACCTAGAGCGTTGGAAGAAGAAATTAATTTCGTTTTAACCACAGCAAGACAATATTTATCAAAAAAACCAACCCGTGAAGACGTAAAATCTGTCTTCGCAGGATTAAGACCTCTTGCAGCTCCCGAAGGCGAAGGTAAAAGCACTAAAGAAGTTTCAAGAAGTCACAAAGTCATCACATCTGATACAGGATTGGTTTCTATTATCGGTGGAAAATGGACAACCTACCGTAAAATGGCGGAAGACACCATCAACAAAGCCATGGAAATACATAAACTGGGTATCACAACTTCCAAAACAGAAAACTTATCTATTCATGGCAATATGAAAGCTGATCTGGTTGACAGAAGCAGTCATTTATATGTTTACGGTTCAGATATTCCTTCTATCAAAAAATTGCAGGAAAGCAATCCTGGATATTCAGAAAAGATCCATCCGGATCATCCATTCACAGTCGCAGAAATCGTCTGGGCAGTACGATATGAAATGGCAGAAACAATTGAAGACGTTCTGGCACGAAGAGTCCGTATGCTATTTTTAGACGCAAGAGCAGCCATAGACAGCGCTCACAAAGTAGCAGTGACTATTGCAGAAGAAAGAGGACTTTCACAGGAATGGGCATTGCAGCAGGAAAAGGAATTCATTGAATTAGCAAAAGGTTATTTATTAATACCATACTCTCCGAAAACAATCAACCTTAATTAA
- a CDS encoding DeoR/GlpR family DNA-binding transcription regulator — protein MEKLQPRHNDILKEIDEKDYVLVQELCEKFNVSSVTIRKDLTYLESLGLLFRNHGGASKHVRYAYEKNVGEKESINVEAKQNIAKAALQLIQENDCIILASGTTMHYLARMLVNFGQLTVLTSSLRVALELCNNPNINIIQLGGEVRKSSTSIVGSISETILKQFSCNKLFLGVDGIDMEFGISTSNAAEAHLNQLMIECSEKVVILADSSKLNKKGFGKIAPLDKIDYLITDDGILEEDRRGLEERGVSVITK, from the coding sequence ATGGAAAAATTACAACCACGACATAATGATATATTAAAGGAAATAGACGAAAAAGACTATGTTCTTGTTCAGGAATTGTGTGAAAAGTTTAATGTCTCCTCGGTTACGATCCGAAAGGATCTGACGTATTTAGAAAGCTTAGGGTTGCTTTTTCGTAATCATGGAGGAGCAAGTAAGCATGTAAGATATGCCTATGAAAAGAATGTTGGTGAAAAAGAAAGCATTAATGTAGAAGCAAAACAAAATATTGCTAAAGCTGCTTTACAGTTGATACAGGAAAATGACTGTATTATATTGGCTTCCGGAACAACGATGCATTATCTTGCAAGAATGCTTGTGAATTTTGGTCAGCTTACTGTACTTACTTCCTCTTTAAGGGTTGCGCTAGAGCTTTGCAATAATCCTAATATTAATATTATACAGTTAGGAGGAGAGGTTAGAAAAAGTTCTACTTCTATAGTAGGTTCTATTTCGGAAACTATTCTAAAACAGTTTTCATGCAATAAATTATTCCTCGGCGTTGATGGTATTGATATGGAGTTTGGAATAAGCACATCCAATGCCGCAGAAGCGCACCTTAATCAACTAATGATTGAATGTTCTGAGAAAGTGGTGATATTGGCAGATTCTTCAAAGCTTAATAAAAAAGGATTCGGAAAGATTGCTCCTCTGGATAAAATCGATTACCTCATAACGGATGACGGAATCTTAGAAGAAGACAGAAGGGGACTTGAAGAAAGAGGCGTTTCTGTTATTACGAAATAA
- the rplC gene encoding 50S ribosomal protein L3 encodes MSGIIGKKIGMTSLFNEEGKNIPCTVIQAGPCSVLQVRTIEKDGYKAVQLGFDDKSEKNVGKALAGHFKKAGSAPKAKLVEFYREFVDQVTVGEDVTVKLFAEGEFVDVTGTSKGKGFQGVVKRHGFGGVMQATHGQHNRLRAPGSIGAGSDPSRVFKGMRMAGRMGGKQVTVQNLQVLKVDQEQNLLVVKGAVPGAKNSYVIIRKWN; translated from the coding sequence ATGTCAGGTATTATTGGTAAAAAAATCGGTATGACATCTTTGTTTAACGAAGAAGGAAAAAACATTCCTTGTACAGTTATCCAAGCTGGTCCATGCTCGGTTTTACAGGTCAGAACCATTGAAAAGGACGGCTATAAAGCAGTTCAATTAGGTTTCGATGACAAGAGTGAGAAGAACGTTGGTAAAGCGTTAGCTGGTCATTTTAAAAAGGCTGGTTCAGCTCCTAAAGCTAAGTTGGTAGAATTCTACAGAGAATTCGTAGACCAAGTAACAGTAGGAGAAGATGTAACTGTGAAACTATTCGCTGAAGGTGAATTTGTTGACGTAACAGGAACTTCTAAAGGTAAAGGTTTCCAAGGTGTTGTTAAAAGACACGGATTTGGAGGTGTAATGCAAGCTACTCATGGTCAGCACAACAGACTTAGAGCTCCAGGTTCTATCGGTGCTGGATCGGATCCTTCGAGAGTATTCAAAGGAATGAGAATGGCAGGTAGAATGGGAGGTAAGCAGGTAACTGTACAAAACCTTCAAGTATTAAAAGTGGATCAAGAACAAAATCTTTTAGTAGTAAAAGGTGCTGTTCCGGGAGCTAAAAATTCTTATGTAATTATCAGAAAATGGAACTAG
- the rplD gene encoding 50S ribosomal protein L4, with protein sequence MELVVLNTSGKETGKKVTLDESVFGIEPNKHAVYLEVKQYLAAQRQGTHKSKERSEITASTKKLKKQKGSGSARYGDIKSPTFRGGGRVFGPKPRDYRFKLNKALKRLAKKSVLSQKMRDNSIRIVEGLSIAAPKTKDFITILNALALNDTKSLFILPDTNKNVYLSSRNLPKTKVMKFNEISSYDLINAGEIVFLEGAVEKFQENLKK encoded by the coding sequence ATGGAACTAGTAGTATTAAATACATCAGGAAAAGAAACCGGAAAAAAAGTAACTCTAGACGAATCTGTATTCGGTATTGAGCCAAACAAGCACGCGGTTTACTTAGAAGTAAAACAGTACCTTGCTGCACAAAGACAAGGGACTCATAAATCAAAAGAAAGAAGCGAAATTACTGCTTCTACTAAGAAACTTAAGAAGCAAAAAGGATCTGGATCTGCTAGATATGGTGATATTAAATCTCCAACTTTCAGAGGTGGAGGTAGAGTATTCGGACCTAAGCCAAGAGACTACAGGTTCAAATTGAACAAAGCTCTTAAGAGATTAGCTAAAAAATCTGTTCTTTCTCAGAAAATGAGAGACAACAGCATCAGAATTGTAGAAGGATTGAGCATTGCTGCTCCTAAAACTAAAGATTTCATCACTATCTTGAATGCATTAGCATTAAATGATACTAAATCTTTATTCATTCTTCCTGATACAAACAAGAATGTATATTTATCTTCAAGAAACTTACCTAAGACTAAAGTTATGAAATTCAACGAAATTTCTTCTTATGACTTAATCAATGCAGGTGAGATCGTTTTCTTAGAAGGTGCAGTTGAAAAATTCCAGGAAAATTTAAAGAAATAA
- the rplW gene encoding 50S ribosomal protein L23, translated as MSLIIKPVISEKANYLTDLRGAYSFLVQPKANKIQIKNAIEQAYGVKVADVRTMIYAPKVSSKYTKKGLQVGKTNKLKKAVITLAEGEVIDIFAVN; from the coding sequence ATGTCACTAATTATTAAACCAGTTATTTCAGAAAAAGCAAACTATCTTACAGATTTAAGAGGTGCTTATTCTTTCTTAGTACAACCTAAGGCGAATAAAATCCAGATTAAAAATGCAATAGAGCAAGCTTATGGTGTAAAAGTAGCAGACGTTAGAACGATGATTTATGCGCCTAAAGTTTCTTCGAAATACACGAAAAAAGGTCTTCAAGTAGGAAAGACAAACAAATTGAAAAAAGCGGTTATCACTCTTGCAGAAGGGGAAGTAATCGATATTTTTGCTGTAAATTAA
- the rplB gene encoding 50S ribosomal protein L2 yields the protein MSVRKLKPITPGQRFRIVNNFEEITTNKPEKSLTVGISKSGGRNQTGKMTMRYTGGGHKKKYRIIDFKRNKHDVEATVKTVEYDPNRTAFIALLEYADGEKRYIIAPNGIKVDQKVVSGESVEPNIGNAMKLKNIPLGTVISCVEMKPGQGAILARSAGSSAQLTSRDGKYAIIKLPSGESRMILTECYAMIGSVSNSDHQLTVSGKAGRSRWLGRRPRTRPVVMNPVDHPMGGGEGRSSGGHPRSRNGMPAKGYKTRKKNKASNRHIISKRK from the coding sequence ATGTCTGTTAGAAAATTAAAACCTATCACCCCAGGACAGAGATTCAGAATTGTAAACAATTTTGAGGAAATTACTACTAACAAACCAGAGAAATCTCTAACTGTTGGTATTAGTAAGTCAGGTGGACGTAACCAAACTGGTAAAATGACCATGCGTTACACCGGAGGTGGACACAAAAAGAAATACAGAATTATCGACTTCAAAAGAAACAAGCATGATGTTGAAGCAACGGTAAAAACTGTAGAATATGATCCAAACAGAACTGCATTTATCGCTTTATTAGAGTATGCTGACGGAGAGAAGAGATATATCATCGCTCCAAACGGTATCAAAGTAGATCAAAAGGTAGTTTCAGGAGAAAGCGTAGAACCGAATATCGGTAACGCAATGAAATTGAAAAACATTCCATTGGGTACTGTTATTTCTTGTGTTGAAATGAAGCCTGGACAAGGTGCTATTTTAGCAAGAAGTGCTGGTTCTTCAGCTCAACTTACTTCAAGAGATGGAAAATATGCAATCATCAAATTGCCTTCAGGAGAATCTAGAATGATCCTTACTGAGTGTTATGCAATGATTGGATCTGTTTCTAACTCTGATCATCAGTTAACTGTTTCAGGTAAGGCTGGTAGAAGCAGATGGTTAGGTAGAAGACCTAGAACTAGACCGGTAGTAATGAACCCTGTAGATCACCCAATGGGAGGTGGTGAAGGACGTTCATCTGGAGGTCACCCAAGATCTAGAAATGGTATGCCTGCTAAAGGTTACAAAACTAGAAAGAAAAACAAAGCGTCTAACCGTCATATCATATCTAAACGTAAATAA
- the rpsS gene encoding 30S ribosomal protein S19 — protein sequence MARSLKKGPFIAYTLDKKVQANIEAGKKTVIKTWSRASMISPDFVGQTIAVHNGKSFIPVYVTENMVGHKLGEFSPTRSFRGHGGNKNKGSR from the coding sequence ATGGCAAGATCACTTAAAAAAGGACCATTCATCGCATATACTTTAGATAAGAAGGTTCAGGCAAATATAGAGGCTGGAAAGAAAACAGTTATTAAAACTTGGTCTAGAGCATCAATGATCTCTCCGGACTTCGTAGGACAAACTATTGCAGTACACAACGGGAAATCTTTTATCCCTGTTTATGTTACAGAAAACATGGTTGGTCACAAGCTAGGCGAATTTTCTCCAACAAGATCTTTCAGAGGTCATGGTGGTAACAAAAACAAAGGAAGTAGATAA
- the rplV gene encoding 50S ribosomal protein L22, whose translation MGSRKRESALARKLTNQDVVKALHNDCPSSPRKMRLVADIIRGVEVDKALYILKYSKKDASNKLEKVLLSAMANWQSKNEGADIEEANLIIKEIFVDSARQLKRLRPAPQGRGHRIRKRSNHITLILGNKEN comes from the coding sequence ATGGGATCAAGAAAAAGAGAAAGTGCATTAGCACGTAAATTAACGAATCAAGATGTAGTAAAAGCATTACATAATGATTGCCCTTCTTCTCCAAGAAAGATGAGATTAGTTGCTGATATCATCAGAGGAGTTGAAGTTGACAAAGCTTTATACATTCTAAAATATTCTAAAAAAGATGCTTCTAACAAATTAGAGAAAGTATTACTTTCTGCGATGGCCAACTGGCAGTCAAAGAACGAAGGTGCTGATATCGAAGAAGCTAATCTTATCATTAAAGAAATTTTTGTAGATAGTGCTAGACAATTGAAGAGACTAAGACCTGCACCACAAGGTAGAGGACACAGAATCAGAAAAAGATCTAACCACATTACACTAATCTTAGGTAATAAAGAAAATTAA
- the rpsC gene encoding 30S ribosomal protein S3, with protein sequence MGQKTNPIGNRLGIIRGWDSNWFGGKDYGDRIAEDYKIRRYLEARLSKGGISKIYIERTLKLVTVTITTARPGLIIGKGGQEVDKLKEELKKLTKKDIQINIFEIKRPELDAVLVADSIAKQIENRISYRRAVKMAIASTMRMGAEGIKVQISGRLNGAEMARSENFKDGRIPLSTFRADIDYHIGEALTQYGKLGVKVWIMKGEVYGKRDLMPLVGQQKKGGPSGGGNRGDRDNRRPSRDKKNN encoded by the coding sequence ATGGGACAGAAGACAAATCCAATTGGTAACAGATTAGGTATCATCAGAGGATGGGATTCAAACTGGTTTGGTGGTAAAGATTATGGAGACAGAATCGCTGAAGACTACAAAATCAGAAGATACCTTGAAGCTAGATTATCTAAAGGTGGAATTTCAAAAATTTATATTGAAAGAACATTAAAATTAGTAACAGTAACAATCACTACTGCTAGACCGGGACTTATCATCGGTAAAGGAGGTCAGGAAGTTGACAAGTTAAAAGAAGAATTGAAGAAACTTACTAAAAAGGATATTCAAATCAATATTTTCGAAATCAAAAGACCTGAACTTGATGCAGTTTTAGTTGCTGATAGCATTGCTAAGCAAATTGAAAACAGAATTTCTTACAGAAGAGCTGTTAAAATGGCTATCGCTTCTACAATGAGAATGGGTGCTGAAGGTATCAAAGTTCAAATCTCTGGTAGATTGAACGGTGCTGAAATGGCTCGTTCTGAAAACTTCAAAGACGGAAGAATTCCATTATCAACTTTCAGAGCAGATATCGATTATCATATCGGTGAAGCACTTACTCAATACGGTAAGTTAGGAGTTAAAGTTTGGATCATGAAAGGAGAAGTTTACGGTAAGAGAGATCTTATGCCATTAGTAGGACAACAGAAGAAAGGTGGTCCTTCAGGAGGCGGAAACAGAGGAGATAGAGACAACAGAAGACCTTCAAGAGATAAAAAAAATAATTAA
- the rplP gene encoding 50S ribosomal protein L16, translating to MLQPKRTKFRRVHKMKMKGIAQRGNQLAYGTFGIKATEGAWITARQIEAARIAATRYMKREGQLWIKIFPDKPITKKPAEVRMGKGKGAVEYWVAVVKPGKIMFEVGGVSYEIAKEALRLAAQKLPIVTKFVVANDFVKPL from the coding sequence ATGTTACAACCAAAAAGAACCAAATTCCGTAGAGTTCATAAGATGAAGATGAAGGGGATTGCTCAAAGAGGTAATCAACTTGCTTACGGAACTTTCGGAATCAAAGCTACAGAAGGAGCTTGGATCACTGCAAGACAAATTGAAGCTGCTCGTATCGCTGCTACAAGATATATGAAGAGAGAAGGTCAACTATGGATCAAAATATTCCCGGATAAGCCAATTACTAAAAAACCAGCCGAAGTACGTATGGGTAAAGGTAAAGGTGCTGTGGAATATTGGGTAGCTGTAGTGAAGCCAGGTAAAATTATGTTCGAGGTCGGAGGAGTATCTTACGAAATCGCTAAAGAAGCATTAAGACTTGCTGCACAAAAATTACCGATAGTTACTAAATTTGTAGTTGCTAACGATTTTGTTAAACCTCTATAA
- the rpmC gene encoding 50S ribosomal protein L29, giving the protein MKQAEIKNLSAEDIQAKLAEAKAEFTKMKLAHKISPLENPIQIRDLRRTIARLNTELTNKQQ; this is encoded by the coding sequence ATGAAACAAGCTGAAATTAAAAATCTAAGCGCTGAAGATATTCAAGCAAAATTGGCTGAAGCTAAAGCTGAATTCACTAAAATGAAATTAGCTCACAAAATCAGCCCACTTGAAAATCCAATTCAAATCAGAGATTTGAGAAGAACGATCGCAAGACTAAATACTGAGTTAACTAACAAACAACAATAA